From the Microbacterium sp. W4I4 genome, one window contains:
- a CDS encoding alpha/beta hydrolase: MWVGDVLGDEFEQLTLPLGEDSEGEIVATLVRALPDAVPWWRFGRDTRPLTDVDVLYVHGWSDYFFQKCLARYWTSRGARFFALDLRKYGRSLREGQTPGFITDLAEYDAEIEAALAARGESSGRRLVLLGHSTGGLILSLWASQHPRQVDALILNSPWLEFQLGAARAAIAPMVGLQARLWPMDAAPQVDLGFYSRAQKAVADSDDPMETDPAWRPEQTMAVHAAWLHAILQGHRRVSEGLGIEAPVCVLLSARSVVPARWSDELTRADSVLVVDDIARAALKLGSSVTIERIDGALHDVFLSGRDARTDAYGRLDRWVSGWSASR, from the coding sequence ATGTGGGTTGGGGACGTCCTCGGCGACGAGTTCGAGCAGCTGACGCTGCCCCTCGGGGAGGATTCCGAGGGTGAGATCGTCGCGACCCTGGTGCGTGCCCTTCCGGATGCCGTGCCCTGGTGGCGCTTCGGCAGGGACACGCGCCCGCTGACGGATGTCGACGTGCTGTACGTGCACGGCTGGTCGGACTACTTCTTCCAGAAGTGTCTCGCGAGGTACTGGACTTCGCGCGGCGCGCGCTTCTTCGCGCTCGACCTGCGCAAGTACGGACGCAGCCTGCGAGAGGGGCAGACGCCGGGGTTCATCACCGACCTCGCCGAGTACGACGCCGAGATCGAGGCGGCGCTGGCCGCACGGGGGGAGAGCTCGGGGCGGCGCCTGGTGCTGCTCGGGCATTCGACGGGCGGTCTGATCCTCAGCCTGTGGGCGTCACAGCATCCGCGTCAGGTCGACGCGCTCATCCTCAACTCTCCCTGGCTGGAGTTCCAGCTGGGGGCCGCGCGCGCCGCGATCGCGCCGATGGTCGGGCTGCAGGCGCGGCTGTGGCCGATGGATGCGGCGCCGCAGGTGGATCTGGGCTTCTACAGCCGTGCGCAGAAGGCGGTAGCCGATTCCGACGATCCGATGGAGACCGACCCCGCCTGGCGGCCCGAGCAGACCATGGCCGTGCACGCCGCCTGGCTGCACGCGATCCTGCAGGGGCACCGACGTGTCTCGGAGGGGCTGGGCATCGAGGCGCCGGTGTGCGTGCTCCTCTCGGCGCGCTCAGTCGTGCCTGCTCGCTGGTCGGACGAGCTCACCCGCGCCGACAGTGTGCTGGTCGTCGATGACATCGCGCGCGCAGCCCTCAAGCTCGGGTCTTCGGTGACGATCGAGCGCATCGACGGGGCCCTGCACGACGTGTTCCTGTCGGGACGCGATGCCAGGACTGATGCGTACGGGCGTCTCGATCGCTGGGTCAGCGGCTGGAGTGCCTCGCGCTGA